TACGTGGCCAAGTTTAGAAACTAATCCAATTAACCTAAAATATTTATTAAATTTAAATATAGGAGATTTAAAATTTAAATTATCTATCCTCTTAATAATAATGACTGTTAGTATAGCACATATGCAGAAGAATTTAAGAGTATTTCCTTATTATGCTTTGTTGAACTCTTCAATTTTCATAGATGTTAAGCTCGTTAAATTTTCTTGAATTCAAAATCAAGCGTCGATTTAAAAGTAAGTTTAATGTTAGCTTTGATAAAAATTGAAAAGATCCACAAAACATCTTTTTATTTTTATTTATTATATGTATATTGAAACTAGTTGAGAATTTTAGAATTAATTTATATTTAAAGAGAAATATATTATAAATTAAATTATATAAATATATTATAAAATTTTTATAATAAAAAAAGAAAAATTTTAATTTAATATAAATAAGCACTTTCTTTAATAATTAAGCAACTGAAGATGTAAGAGAAACTTTTTAAAATAAGATTTTTTAAGTTAATCATAGTATATTGAGTTAAGGGTGATAGTCATTAATAAGGGGATACCGATTATAAAGCGTGATGATCTTATATTTGCTATTAAACTAATAAGAAAGATGAGGAATCCTAAGACGAGATTTGATGAAAGGGAGTTTGTAAAACATGGTAGAGATTATTTATTTAATTATGCTGAGAAAAACGTGGGCCCTCTAGATCCTAGTAGAAGGGCGTTTTTAAAGGGGATCCTAATAGGTATAGGTGCAGCTGCAGTTCTAAGTGCAATTCCAGTTATTTCATATTTAAATCAACCTCAAATAACTTTGAAAAGCTTCCCTTGGATAATTATAGTAGACTCTAATGGAAATCCGATTAAAGCCTCGGAAGTCCCAGTTAATAGCCCAGAAATTCTTCTATTTCAATATCCAATGGAAGGTGATATAACATTCCTCCTCAACTTAGGAGATGAGAATAATAATCCTATCGAAGTCCCTCCTACCACAGTTGTAATACCAGAAAATGGTAAAACTTATACTTTTCCAGGAGGAGTTGGTCCTCATAAATCCATAGTTGCATATTCAGCTATTTGTCAACATTTAGGATGTACACCACCAGAAATACACTTCTATCCTCCTCAATATATGAAAGCAGGAATGCCAACACCAAATTACTTACCACCAATTGCTCTTCAGGCAGCGCAGCAGGCTAATGCAATTTCGGTGATACATTGCGACTGTCATGGATCTACATATGATCCATTGCATGGTGCTGCAGTGTTAACGGGGCCTACAGTTAGACCGTTACCTTATGTACAATTATACTGGGATCCTAATACTGACTACCTCTATGCAATAGGAATGAATCTCAAGGCCCCTCCAATATTAGGGCATACAAGTGATCTATCTGGCTATGCTTACTTATCGTCTTATAATGAGGAGACAGGATGTCCAAAAATGTTATTAAAAGCTGGTCAGACTCCTTCAGATTGTTATACTAAATTAGAGAATAACGGAAATACGTTTGAGTAGGTGATTCAAATGAGTAATTCACCTATAGATTTACTTTATGAAAAATATATTAAAACAGCACAGATTATGTCAAGAATGAATTATATTCCAGCAATGGCTGTTGGAGAAATTTTATTATTATTAATCTTGTATAGTGGTGGTATGATGTTAGCGGTTTTCAATCTTCCCCTTCAAGGGATACCCCTTATTATGCACTTATATGGAGCAATTTTAGTTGCGATATTGGCTTTAGGTATTCTAGCAGCAGCTGTTAGATATAAGGATAAAGGTGCTATTATAATATCCTTGCTGAATATCATTTCAATATTATTTGCAGCTTTTGCAGGTTCTTTCTACTTCGGTGGAGTTATAGATGTGACCTTTCTATTAGAAATGGGTATGGGTTTTGTATTTGCTGTAGTAACAGCCTCAGGTTGTTTAATATATGCTATAAGAAGGGGCGAGTAAAATGGCCATTTCCCAAGCAAGGATTAGACCAAGTAGACTAATGTTATACATATCTCTAGTTGAGACTCTATTACTAGCAGGATTATTCTATGCAGGTATTGCAACATTATTTTATGATAAATTTCCGTTAAATTCTTACGGTGAGGCATTAATACTATCAAGTCATATTTCATTAGCAATGCTTGTTGGATTCTTTGCAGCAGCAATGTTGGCTCAATCAATTAGAGAGGGTATAAAAACAATTTATTGGTTGTCTCTTCTAAATCTATTATTTATAGGGATTGCTGCTGCTGGTGGACTAGCTTTTTACGGTACTATAATCCCCTATTACTCATACCTAATGGCATTAGGATTCTTTGGTGCACTCTTCTGTACTTCTTCAGTTTTATTTTATGCTATTTAATTTTTTTAACCTAGTAGACTTTTTATATATTTAGATAAAACATAGGCTAAGAATATATTCATGACGATAAACATCGCAACGCCTGCTAAGGGTAATGAGGATGGAGGATATGGAGAGAATCTATAAACAACGTTAGAATATATTGGATCTGAAACTATGAATACTATAGCAAGTGCGCTATCCCCTAGCATCCATAGTGCGAAAAGCGTAATTTTTACATAGAATTTTATATATTTAATTGCAGAACCTACGAATAGTCCACCTAGGAATAATGTTATTTCTAATATTATTCTATATAGTACGAATGCCGCACCTAATGCGAAGAAATAAGGAATATGCCAAAGTATTGCTGGGATTAATCCTATAACAAGAATAATAAGATTACTTTTAAAATATTTATAACCAATATATATTCCAGAAAAATAAACTATATAATGAGCTATCATATATGCTACTGGGCTATAAAATTCTATGTCTTCAACTAATGGATTAACTACCGTTAAAAGTAATACTATAGAGAATATTAACGGTTTTGAGTCAAATTTTTGTTGTTTGATATAACTTATCATCGGTATATTAGTATAAATTATAGCTTAAGTATTTAAGTTAGTGAATCTATAGTGGAATTACTTATAAAAAATTTTTAGATTACCTCATAAATTATGATAATATATTTGAAAATATTCAATATAAATATTTTCCATAAATGATCTAGTCTATAAAATCTAAATATTAAAGACAATATACGCGTTTTTATTAACAATAATAACGTTTATAACTAGTACTTTTTTAATTATAACTTATGCAAATAATTGATCAATATATTTTAAGTAATTCGCCGAGATATATAAAAAGTTTATATGATCAATATATTCTATTAACGAGAACTCCTTTTAATCCTTCCAAGTTCCTTTAACTACCCAGACTGGTTCTTCTGGATTAAAGTATTCTTCACCTTTAACCTTTAGCTCATCTATCATTTTCTCATTAACGTCTATACCTATTCCAGGTTTTTCTGGGATTATCGCATATCCGTTTTCAATAGGAGTCCCGTCATATATTAAGTCCTTTTTCCATTGAGGAAACCAATCGTAAAAAGATTCTTGAATTAAGAAATTAGGTATATAAGCATCCATATGAAGCGTGACTGCATTTAATATAGGTCCTTGTGCATTATGAAAAGCCATTAATACGTCAAAGGCTTCAGCTATACTAACTACTTTTTTCGATTCAGTAACTCCACCAATTCTATACAAATCTATTTGCAAATAATCTACTAATCCTTCTTTCATAAAATATAACGCTTGATTTTTATTTATAATCCTCTCTCCTAGTGCTATTTTTAGCCCAGTATTAAGCCTATACTTTTTAAGCCCTTCAATGTCTTCTGGATGAACTGGTTCTTCCATAAATAATGGATTATATTTCTCTAATCTTTTAGCAATCGCTATTGCTGAATCCACGTTAAATCTTCCATGGTGTTCAATTAAAATATCTACGTCATCCCCTACAGCCTCTCTAACTGCTCTAACTCTCTTCTCAGCAAGATCTAGTCCTCTTTTTGTAATATATGTGAAATTAGATCCAAAAGGATCGAACTTAAGCGCCTTATATCCCTTCTTAATAACTTCCTTAGCCTTTTCCGCAAAGTCCTCTGGAGTTACACAATTCTGAT
The genomic region above belongs to Saccharolobus caldissimus and contains:
- a CDS encoding Rieske 2Fe-2S domain-containing protein, translating into MNKGIPIIKRDDLIFAIKLIRKMRNPKTRFDEREFVKHGRDYLFNYAEKNVGPLDPSRRAFLKGILIGIGAAAVLSAIPVISYLNQPQITLKSFPWIIIVDSNGNPIKASEVPVNSPEILLFQYPMEGDITFLLNLGDENNNPIEVPPTTVVIPENGKTYTFPGGVGPHKSIVAYSAICQHLGCTPPEIHFYPPQYMKAGMPTPNYLPPIALQAAQQANAISVIHCDCHGSTYDPLHGAAVLTGPTVRPLPYVQLYWDPNTDYLYAIGMNLKAPPILGHTSDLSGYAYLSSYNEETGCPKMLLKAGQTPSDCYTKLENNGNTFE
- a CDS encoding DUF1404 domain-containing protein, producing MISYIKQQKFDSKPLIFSIVLLLTVVNPLVEDIEFYSPVAYMIAHYIVYFSGIYIGYKYFKSNLIILVIGLIPAILWHIPYFFALGAAFVLYRIILEITLFLGGLFVGSAIKYIKFYVKITLFALWMLGDSALAIVFIVSDPIYSNVVYRFSPYPPSSLPLAGVAMFIVMNIFLAYVLSKYIKSLLG
- a CDS encoding mandelate racemase/muconate lactonizing enzyme family protein, whose protein sequence is MSKISEIEAYILGREITSAQWASLMVLVKVTTSDGKVGWGETVSALRAEAVINFVKKINKVLKGSDVFNVEKNRLEWYKHDFNLTISLESTTALSAVDIASWDIIGKELGAPLYKLLGGKTRDKILVYANGWYQNCVTPEDFAEKAKEVIKKGYKALKFDPFGSNFTYITKRGLDLAEKRVRAVREAVGDDVDILIEHHGRFNVDSAIAIAKRLEKYNPLFMEEPVHPEDIEGLKKYRLNTGLKIALGERIINKNQALYFMKEGLVDYLQIDLYRIGGVTESKKVVSIAEAFDVLMAFHNAQGPILNAVTLHMDAYIPNFLIQESFYDWFPQWKKDLIYDGTPIENGYAIIPEKPGIGIDVNEKMIDELKVKGEEYFNPEEPVWVVKGTWKD